Genomic segment of Porites lutea chromosome 13, jaPorLute2.1, whole genome shotgun sequence:
TGACATcatttttgtgcaaaaaaaaccgttaaaatccaaaatccaaaaacatacGCTTGTTGGGAATACAAAGTTCTACAAAAATTGTATTATTGcgcaaagtttcagctcaaaCGGTTAAAAATTAGTTTGAAAGAGATCACTTCTTGATGACAGCTAACCCGCCATgttacgagagcttccactgtaccTAAAACTGGAAGTAGATATCTTATGGCAGCAAGAATGCAAACTCACCATTTGAGACAACTCCACACACTTTAAGAAATCCCTGACTTGTTGTGAGCACTTGAGAGCCTGTGTTGGGTTCTGTTTGTAGCAGTTTAAGACTTCATTTTTCAGGTGCTGACAAGCTGCAACCTTTGTTGGTTGGCTATAAAAAGAGTATGTGTGTAAAACATCAGGCCATTTTTTTGTACTGACCGTCAGAGTACTATTACTCCCTCAAGTGTGTACGCAAAGTATGTGAGCAAATTGAGTGAGCAAGCAAGTAAAAAAACTGCAACTTGAAGaacaaagtggaaaagaaaCCCTTAAACAGCCCCCTAACTGGCTTCCTAAACAGCTTATCAACTCCGATAGCTGATTGTCAAAACCTAGATCTTTACTTTTTTTGGCAAGCTGGTGTGTCATTCTCACAATACAAGATGAGAGCAAggaagaaaatattattgtgaTGAGGAGGAAGTGTTAGTGTGGACCAACTGTCTCAATTTATTACAAGTACTTCTAATGATAGCTAcctgaactttttctttgtttcttccaCAGCTTGATTAAATTTTTCAATTGTGATTTCTTCCTTGTCTGCAACCTAAGACAACCAGATCAAAAAACATAGTTAAACCTAGTTTTTCACATCTTCAGTAGCAGTAACAGCTGATTTTTCCTCAATACTTTGATTAGAAATATATGGGACAAGACAGGACAATTTTAAATTTGATATTAGGGAATTCAAGAGTTTAGATGCcagcatcattttttttattcataacaAGAATTCTATGCTTTAAATGCACTTACCTTTTCCTTCAGTACACTTATTTCTTCCAGAAGTTTATTTTCTCTGGCTTTTGATTCAGCGTCTTTCTTTTCCAAGGATTGTCTCCAGTGATTTTCTATTTCTGGGGCATCTTTATCTCCTAGTTTCCCCCTGTTTTCCTGCCACCTCCTGGCTTCAGTCTGCCTTCCCTACAAACagtaacaactttctttttgaaAAGCTCTGACTAGTAAACAAGTTGAAAGTTAGTGCATTCTACAAAATGCACACTCAGCTCTTATTAAACATGGCCTGAGGGCATAATTATGATTTTGAGTTAATGTGACTTTCAAAACAATGTTAgtttcaactttcaactttatttaaatgtggatatatatattacaaaaatacattgggactggcctgtAGTTAGCAAGGCCATATAAGGCAGGCAAGGCTAGATAATTTACTACAAACtggataaataaaaagaaattagacgttatataagtatatatattttacagTAAATACATACTATTCTACTTAAATACAAGGAAAACATTGgagtgaattttaaaaataaaatgaaatgaaaataataattataagggacaagagaattactttttcattttcacaataatCGTATCTACATCAATATAGGAGTCTTCAGTTTGAAGG
This window contains:
- the LOC140923690 gene encoding uncharacterized protein; translated protein: MGSGESTKRLSVKRSEEDESAGIIKVSERVVRRLRGLEDLPLKGDEKEISQDDINNLWGELQQEKARLKHQHEHFQEFMQGAFNEGRQTEARRWQENRGKLGDKDAPEIENHWRQSLEKKDAESKARENKLLEEISVLKEKVADKEEITIEKFNQAVEETKKKFSQPTKVAACQHLKNEVLNCYKQNPTQALKCSQQVRDFLKCVELSQMAPQDAKP